In Leptospira stimsonii, one genomic interval encodes:
- a CDS encoding putative peptidyl-prolyl cis-trans isomerase: MKTKRTYAKTFLFAGMFVSLFFQTPIQTAESLNRVIATVGTVSISELDLDDAGEKYNRLQKHLKHEDFRKSLRTRIIDFLIDRAIVDVVAEEESVQVNEQRVEAEIEKRMEVMGIANRKQFEKAMEASSNMPFELWVTELPYQIKKGQLLQLKIAVPPPNEQEIRTWYNQNKDKVGFEIRYRIIAIAPENDSVQEENKLFKEVSEIKKSILADPSSFALVAGSPRNDPTLRSRRGLVEWISSFDLYKYSKITATIAAPLPNGGISDVFRDERKRYCILKIEGKRPTPMDNLRGGIQNILYRDKEEDTFHKWLKESRAEIPIQVFDENYRKENKISLKEETFHLD, encoded by the coding sequence ATGAAGACAAAACGAACATACGCCAAAACCTTTCTTTTCGCGGGAATGTTTGTCTCCTTGTTCTTTCAAACTCCGATACAAACCGCTGAATCTCTGAATCGAGTCATCGCGACCGTTGGCACCGTTTCCATTTCCGAATTGGATCTGGACGACGCCGGAGAAAAATACAATCGTCTTCAAAAACATTTAAAACACGAAGACTTCCGAAAATCACTTCGCACCCGAATCATAGACTTTCTCATCGACCGGGCAATCGTCGACGTCGTCGCAGAAGAAGAATCCGTTCAAGTCAACGAACAACGAGTGGAAGCGGAAATCGAAAAAAGAATGGAAGTGATGGGGATCGCCAATCGAAAACAATTCGAAAAAGCGATGGAAGCTTCTTCAAATATGCCGTTCGAACTCTGGGTTACGGAACTTCCGTATCAAATCAAAAAAGGACAACTTCTTCAATTGAAGATCGCCGTCCCTCCTCCGAACGAACAGGAAATCAGAACCTGGTACAATCAAAACAAGGACAAGGTAGGATTCGAAATTCGTTATAGAATCATCGCGATCGCTCCCGAAAACGATTCCGTACAAGAGGAAAATAAACTCTTCAAAGAAGTTTCCGAAATCAAAAAATCGATTCTCGCGGATCCTTCTTCTTTTGCATTAGTTGCCGGATCTCCAAGAAACGATCCGACTCTCAGGTCGAGAAGAGGTTTGGTAGAATGGATTTCCTCTTTCGATCTTTATAAATACAGTAAGATCACCGCGACAATCGCCGCTCCCCTTCCCAATGGAGGAATTTCGGACGTATTTCGAGACGAAAGAAAACGGTATTGTATTTTAAAAATCGAAGGAAAAAGACCGACTCCTATGGATAATCTCCGGGGAGGAATTCAGAACATTCTCTATCGCGACAAAGAAGAGGACACGTTTCACAAATGGTTGAAAGAATCGAGAGCCGAAATTCCGATCCAGGTCTTCGACGAAAACTATAGAAAAGAAAATAAAATCTCTCTCAAAGAAGAGACTTTTCACTTAGATTGA